From the genome of Haematobia irritans isolate KBUSLIRL unplaced genomic scaffold, ASM5000362v1 scaffold_6, whole genome shotgun sequence, one region includes:
- the LOC142242601 gene encoding histone H2A, protein MSGRGKGGKVKGKAKSRSNRAGLQFPVGRIHRLLRKGNYAERVGAGAPVYLAAVMEYLAAEVLELAGNAARDNKKTRIIPRHLQLAIRNDEELNKLLSGVTIAQGGVLPNIQAVLLPKKTEKKA, encoded by the coding sequence atgtctggacgcggtaaaggtggcaaagttaagggaaaggcaaagtctcgttccaatcgtgctgggcttcaattccccgtcggtcgtattcatcgtcttttgcgcaaaggcaactatgctgagcgtgttggtgctggagctccagtttacttggctgctgtgatggaatacttggccgctgaagttcttgaattggctggtaacgctgctcgtgacaacaaaaagacaagaattatccctcgtcacttgcaattggctatccgtaatgacgaagaattgaacaaattgttgtccggtgtcaccattgctcaaggtggtgtattgccaaacatccaagctg
- the LOC142242632 gene encoding histone H3 has protein sequence MARTKQTARKSTGGKAPRKQLATKAARKSAPATGGVKKPHRFRPGTVALREIRRYQKSTELLIRKLPFQRLVREIAQDFKTDLRFQSSAVMALQEASEAYLVGLFEDTNLCAIHAKRVTIMPKDIQLARRIRGERA, from the coding sequence ATGGCTCGTACTAAGCAAACTGCCCGTAAATCTACCGGTGGCAAAGCCCCTCGTAAGCAATTGGCTACTAAAGCTGCTCGTAAGAGTGCCCCAGCCACCGGCGGTGTCAAGAAGCCCCATCGTTTCCGCCCTGGTACCGTTGCTTTGCGTGAAATCCGTCGTTACCAAAAGAGCACAGAATTGTTGATCCGCAAATTGCCTTTCCAACGTTTGGTTCGTGAAATTGCCCAAGATTTCAAAACTGACTTGCGTTTCCAGAGTTCTGCTGTCATGGCCTTGCAAGAAGCTAGCGAAGCCTACTTGGTTGGTCTATTCGAAGATACCAACTTGTGCGCTATCCATGCTAAGCGTGTCACCATCATGCCTAAGGATATCCAATTGGCCAGACGTATTCGTGGAGAACgtgcttaa